The Chelatococcus sp. HY11 genome includes a window with the following:
- a CDS encoding amidohydrolase family protein: MALIDFHCHAIPPAFVDTLRRGKLAEVLELGQDDRLTFHAPAGIAIEPDMRLRPNVYDGDLILAALDDMRLDGAAISSPPEYFMYWARPQDGLEIARQINDGYAAWRERHPARLMPLATVPLQAPDLACRELRRAVSELALAGVAICTHVCGRELDDPCFEPFFATVAELGVPLFLHPQNGGDVARLAHYHLWNVVGFPFETTEAVARLILAGVFARHPTLKVVLAHGGGFLPYQLGRIEHAWLHRASLRTRCPLPPSAYLRQIYCDGLVHSAMAARLLINVLGADHVVPGSDYPFDMGSKSPLDPLFAAGLTASTLAENAFRLLQRC, encoded by the coding sequence ATGGCCCTCATCGATTTCCACTGCCACGCCATTCCGCCCGCCTTCGTCGATACCTTGCGCCGGGGGAAGCTTGCTGAGGTGCTCGAACTCGGCCAGGACGACCGCCTGACCTTTCATGCACCGGCCGGGATAGCCATCGAGCCGGACATGCGGCTGCGGCCCAACGTTTATGACGGTGACCTCATCCTCGCCGCCCTCGATGACATGCGGCTTGACGGCGCGGCGATCAGCAGCCCGCCGGAATACTTCATGTACTGGGCTCGGCCACAGGACGGGCTGGAGATCGCTCGCCAGATCAACGACGGCTATGCCGCGTGGCGGGAGCGGCACCCCGCGCGATTGATGCCCTTGGCCACGGTGCCATTGCAGGCGCCCGATCTCGCCTGCCGCGAGCTGCGCCGGGCCGTCAGCGAACTCGCTCTCGCGGGCGTCGCGATCTGCACCCATGTTTGCGGGCGCGAACTGGACGACCCTTGCTTTGAGCCATTTTTCGCGACGGTCGCAGAGCTCGGCGTCCCGCTGTTCCTGCATCCGCAAAATGGCGGCGATGTCGCCCGGCTCGCGCATTACCATCTCTGGAATGTGGTCGGTTTCCCCTTTGAAACGACGGAAGCGGTCGCGCGGCTCATCCTGGCCGGAGTCTTCGCGCGCCATCCGACGCTCAAAGTGGTGCTGGCGCATGGTGGCGGCTTCCTGCCGTATCAGCTCGGACGGATCGAACATGCCTGGCTGCACCGAGCCTCCTTGCGGACGCGCTGCCCCTTGCCGCCGAGCGCCTATCTCAGGCAGATCTACTGCGATGGGCTCGTTCACAGCGCGATGGCGGCGCGGCTGCTCATCAATGTTCTCGGGGCCGATCACGTTGTGCCGGGCAGCGACTATCCCTTCGACATGGGATCGAAATCGCCCCTGGACCCGTTATTCGCCGCCGGATTGACGGCATCAACCCTGGCAGAGAATGCCTTCCGCCTTCTCCAGCGGTGTTGA
- a CDS encoding L,D-transpeptidase, which translates to MITDGGHPDTGKIDQAASPAFRSGFLNRRSFLFGSAVGLGALSLGGCVTTDGSMSLAEAEKVYGPVPEEKFPIPAADVRKVDPKYFRRTVRYETKEAPGTIIVDPGNYYVYRIEEDGNATRYGANVGRDGFRWSGDAYVGRKGEWATWTPPKEMIKRQPEAAKYAGGMPGGLDNPLGARTLYLYQNGAYTLYTIYASSDPESIGSGITSGCVGLLSQDMIHLYNRTPVKTKVVVLPA; encoded by the coding sequence ATGATCACAGACGGTGGGCATCCCGATACTGGAAAGATCGACCAAGCAGCCTCGCCTGCGTTTCGGTCGGGTTTTCTCAACCGCCGGTCGTTTCTGTTCGGCTCCGCCGTGGGCCTCGGTGCGCTGAGCCTGGGCGGTTGCGTGACAACCGACGGCAGCATGAGCCTCGCAGAGGCGGAGAAGGTCTACGGTCCGGTGCCGGAGGAGAAGTTCCCGATCCCGGCGGCCGATGTCAGGAAGGTCGATCCGAAATATTTCCGCCGGACTGTCCGTTACGAGACCAAGGAAGCGCCCGGCACAATCATCGTCGATCCCGGCAACTATTATGTCTACCGCATCGAAGAGGACGGCAACGCCACCCGTTATGGGGCCAATGTCGGCCGCGACGGATTCCGGTGGAGCGGTGATGCTTACGTCGGCCGCAAGGGCGAATGGGCCACCTGGACGCCCCCCAAGGAGATGATCAAGCGCCAGCCCGAGGCTGCCAAATACGCAGGCGGCATGCCGGGGGGCCTCGACAATCCGCTCGGCGCCCGGACGCTCTATCTCTATCAGAACGGCGCCTATACGCTCTACACGATCTACGCCAGCAGCGATCCCGAATCGATCGGCTCAGGCATCACAAGCGGCTGCGTCGGCTTGTTGAGCCAGGACATGATCCATCTCTACAACCGCACGCCGGTCAAGACGAAGGTGGTCGTCCTGCCTGCGTAA